A stretch of the Neodiprion lecontei isolate iyNeoLeco1 chromosome 4, iyNeoLeco1.1, whole genome shotgun sequence genome encodes the following:
- the LOC107218804 gene encoding mitochondrial arginine transporter BAC2 isoform X2 yields the protein MLTHLGAIFCNNILNIFSTGIYQPGDESKLSKRPKAILTGVDIYTKNGIRGFYAGLVPMLWRDVLGSGLYIWSYQYIRFNYHGYLDLNPGAFETLMAGGMAGVLSWIPVVPLDTIKSRIQADDVKNPIYKGMIHCGTQLLKEGGYINFYKGFQMIALRSFIVNATMFYAYECMLDCWNYIRIKPR from the exons ATGCTTACACACTTGGGTGcaatattttgtaataatattcTAAATATATTCTCTACAGGAATATACCAACCAGGGGATGAAAGCAAACTGTCGAAAAGACCGAAAGCTATATTAACTGGTGTGGATATTTATACGAAAAATGGCATCCGAGGTTTTTATGCAGGATTAGTACCTATGTTGTGGAG AGACGTTTTGGGCAGTGGTTTGTACATATGGTCGTATCAATACATACGATTCAATTATCACGGGTACTTAGACTTGAATCCAGGAGCATTCGAGACACTAATGGCTGGAGGTATGGCGG GTGTATTATCCTGGATACCAGTAGTGCCTTTGGATACGATTAAATCCAGAATCCAAGCAGATGATGTGAAGAATCCAATTTACAAAGGCATGATACATTGCGGGACACAACTACTCAAAGAAGGTGGTTACATAAACTTTTACAAAGGATTTCAAATGATTGCTTTACGGTCCTTCATTGTTAATGCAACTATGTTCTATGCTTACGAATGTATGCTTGACTGCTGGAACTACATTCGAATAAAACCACGTTAA
- the LOC107218804 gene encoding uncharacterized protein LOC107218804 isoform X5 has product MDDFCNFIAGWGAGIVGLVVGHPMDTVKTNQQMMSTKISNSQIALDILEKEGRRFGQWFVHMVVSIHTIQLSRVLRLESRSIRDTNGWRYGGCIILDTSSAFGYD; this is encoded by the exons ATGGATgacttttgtaattttattgctGGTTGGGGAGCCG GAATTGTCGGGCTTGTGGTTGGGCATCCAATGGATACAGTTAAAACCAACCAGCAAATGATGAGCACCAAAATATCCAACTCTCAGATAGCATTAGATATTCTTGAAAAGGAAGGG AGACGTTTTGGGCAGTGGTTTGTACATATGGTCGTATCAATACATACGATTCAATTATCACGGGTACTTAGACTTGAATCCAGGAGCATTCGAGACACTAATGGCTGGAGGTATGGCGG GTGTATTATCCTGGATACCAGTAGTGCCTTTGGATACGATTAA
- the LOC107218804 gene encoding uncharacterized protein LOC107218804 isoform X1, protein MIDTKVCNSLIDTISAMRCYLCNCTSKSFNDINKMINQEIVTDHLKFGLSSLHCCIRCFEFLLHLSYELEILKWQARSKEEKESVAKRKRIIQAAFKTELGLNVDKPKAGSGTSNDGNTARCFFEKYEKSAQITGIDEDIIHRFYMILQAISCGYQIVVDNFRQYAVELAKDIVKSFGWYYIPTLVRKLLIHGPDIIQNLFLLIGQMSEDAQEACNKFFELYRLHYARKNYRQKTMEDVFKRFLVASDPYISSCRKFPVKPLKSLSAETINLLSAPGVDTQHEDDQSKIDSTSASESGTDVEDYDYLENRNFFL, encoded by the coding sequence ATGATAGATACTAAAGTATGCAATTCATTGATAGATACAATATCTGCGATGCGTTGTTATCTGTGCAATTGCACATCTAAAAGTTTTAACgacataaataaaatgataaaccAGGAAATTGTTACAGATCACTTGAAATTCGGTTTATCGTCTTTACATTGTTGCATTCGGtgctttgaatttttattacatttgtCCTATGAATTGGAAATTCTGAAATGGCAGGCTCGTtctaaagaagaaaaagaatcggtcgcaaaaagaaaaagaattatacAAGCAGCTTTTAAAACAGAATTGGGTCTGAATGTTGATAAGCCGAAAGCTGGCAGTGGAACTTCAAACGATGGAAACACTGCTCgatgtttttttgaaaaatatgagaaatcTGCTCAAATAACTGGAATTGACGAAGATATTATACATCGGTTTTATATGATATTGCAAGCTATTTCCTGTGGTTATCAAATTGTTGTGGACAATTTTCGACAGTATGCTGTGGAATTAGCTAAAGATATCGTAAAATCATTTGGTTGGTATTACATACCTACTTTGGTTCGTAAACTTTTAATTCATGGCCCagatataatacaaaatttatttttacttattgGTCAAATGTCCGAAGATGCGCAGGAGGcctgcaataaattttttgaactctATCGTCTGCATTAtgcaagaaaaaattatcgccAAAAAACAATGGAGGATGTTTTTAAACGGTTTTTAGTAGCATCTGATCCATACATTTCTAGTTGCCGAAAGTTTCCTGTTAAACCACTAAAATCTTTGTCGGCCGAaactattaatttattatcagCACCAGGTGTTGATACTCAACACGAAGACGATCAATCAAAGATTGATAGTACCTCGGCCTCTGAGTCAGGTACTGATGTAGAGGATTACGATTATTTAGAGAATAGAAACTTTTTCTTGTAA
- the LOC107218804 gene encoding solute carrier family 25 member 45 isoform X4, with product MDDFCNFIAGWGAGIVGLVVGHPMDTVKTNQQMMSTKISNSQIALDILEKEGVHGLYRGMLFPLLCSGTINAVFFGVYGYCLRNLQELRGHPASLNMPTTSNWYLDTFLGGCIGGLGQVIVSCPSDVVKEYTNQGMKANCRKDRKLY from the exons ATGGATgacttttgtaattttattgctGGTTGGGGAGCCG GAATTGTCGGGCTTGTGGTTGGGCATCCAATGGATACAGTTAAAACCAACCAGCAAATGATGAGCACCAAAATATCCAACTCTCAGATAGCATTAGATATTCTTGAAAAGGAAGGG GTTCATGGACTCTATAGAGGGATGCTTTTTCCACTCCTGTGCTCTGGAACTATAAATGCAGTATTTTTTGGGGTCTACGGATATTGCTTGCGCAATTTGCAGGAACTAAGAGGTCACCCTGCTAGTTTGAACATGCCCACTACATCCAACTGGTACCTGGATACATTCTTAGGCGGTTGCATAGGTGGACTTGGCCAAGTCATAGTATCGTGTCCCAGTGACGTTGTCAAA GAATATACCAACCAGGGGATGAAAGCAAACTGTCGAAAAGACCGAAAGCTATATTAA
- the LOC107218804 gene encoding solute carrier family 25 member 45 isoform X3, which produces MDDFCNFIAGWGAGIVGLVVGHPMDTVKTNQQMMSTKISNSQIALDILEKEGVHGLYRGMLFPLLCSGTINAVFFGVYGYCLRNLQELRGHPASLNMPTTSNWYLDTFLGGCIGGLGQVIVSCPSDVVKVRLQSGKVISFIYIISMTKKYK; this is translated from the exons ATGGATgacttttgtaattttattgctGGTTGGGGAGCCG GAATTGTCGGGCTTGTGGTTGGGCATCCAATGGATACAGTTAAAACCAACCAGCAAATGATGAGCACCAAAATATCCAACTCTCAGATAGCATTAGATATTCTTGAAAAGGAAGGG GTTCATGGACTCTATAGAGGGATGCTTTTTCCACTCCTGTGCTCTGGAACTATAAATGCAGTATTTTTTGGGGTCTACGGATATTGCTTGCGCAATTTGCAGGAACTAAGAGGTCACCCTGCTAGTTTGAACATGCCCACTACATCCAACTGGTACCTGGATACATTCTTAGGCGGTTGCATAGGTGGACTTGGCCAAGTCATAGTATCGTGTCCCAGTGACGTTGTCAAAGTTCGGCTTCAATCCGGAAAAGTTATCTCATTTATTTACATCATATCAATGACAAAGAAATACAAATAA